Proteins encoded in a region of the Sphingopyxis sp. OAS728 genome:
- the trmD gene encoding tRNA (guanosine(37)-N1)-methyltransferase TrmD — MTFTAVPLTLYPDMFPGPLGHSMAGRALESGTWACAPVHIRDFATDKHRTVDDTPAGGGAGMVLKADVLAAAIDHAVAAHPGLPILAMTPRGAPITQARVRQLSAGPGAIILCGRFEGFDERIFDARPIEQVSMGDIILSGGEMGALLLLDACIRLLPGVMGASASGDDESFEQGLLEYPHYTRPVSWEGRDIPDVLRSGDHKKIAAWRREQAERDTEARRPDLWAAYSAGRSGAR; from the coding sequence ATGACCTTCACCGCCGTCCCGCTCACCCTCTACCCCGACATGTTTCCCGGCCCGCTAGGGCACAGCATGGCGGGGCGCGCGCTCGAAAGCGGGACGTGGGCTTGCGCGCCGGTGCATATCCGCGATTTCGCGACCGACAAGCACCGCACCGTCGACGACACACCCGCGGGCGGCGGCGCCGGCATGGTCCTCAAGGCCGATGTGCTGGCGGCGGCGATCGACCATGCGGTGGCGGCGCATCCGGGCCTCCCAATCCTTGCGATGACCCCGCGCGGTGCACCGATCACGCAGGCGCGCGTGCGCCAGCTTTCGGCCGGCCCCGGCGCGATCATCCTCTGCGGCCGGTTCGAAGGATTCGACGAGCGCATCTTCGACGCGAGGCCGATCGAGCAAGTGTCGATGGGTGACATCATATTGTCGGGCGGAGAGATGGGCGCGTTGTTGCTGCTCGACGCGTGCATCCGCCTCCTTCCCGGCGTGATGGGCGCTTCGGCCAGCGGCGACGATGAATCGTTCGAACAGGGGTTGCTCGAATATCCGCACTACACGCGGCCCGTGAGCTGGGAAGGGCGCGATATCCCCGACGTGCTGCGGTCGGGCGATCACAAGAAGATTGCGGCGTGGCGCCGCGAGCAGGCCGAACGCGATACCGAGGCGCGGCGTCCCGATTTGTGGGCGGCCTATTCGGCCGGACGCTCCGGCGCCCGATAG
- a CDS encoding aspartate-semialdehyde dehydrogenase, with translation MGYRIVVAGATGNVGREVLAILAEREFPYDELAAVASSRSQGDEIEIGDTGKTVKCQNIENFDWSGWDMAIFAIGSDATAIHAPKAAAAGCVVIDNSSLYRMDPDVPLIVPEVNPDAIDGYTKRNIIANPNCSTAQMVVALKPLHDAAKIKRVVVSTYQSVSGAGKAGMDELWNQTRQIFVGDEKDINKFTKQIAFNVIPHIDKFLDDGSTKEEWKMVVETKKILDPKIKVTATCVRVPVFVGHSEAINIEMEDELSAEDAQRILREAPGVVLHDKREDGGYITPVECVGDFATFVSRVREDPTVENGLNLWCVSDNLRKGAALNAVQIAELLGRRHLKKG, from the coding sequence ATGGGTTATCGTATCGTAGTCGCCGGAGCCACGGGCAATGTCGGGCGCGAAGTGCTCGCCATTCTCGCCGAGCGCGAATTTCCCTACGACGAACTGGCGGCGGTCGCATCGTCGCGCAGCCAGGGCGACGAGATCGAAATCGGCGATACCGGTAAAACCGTGAAGTGCCAGAATATCGAGAATTTCGACTGGTCGGGCTGGGACATGGCGATTTTCGCGATCGGCAGCGACGCGACCGCGATCCACGCGCCCAAGGCAGCGGCCGCCGGCTGCGTCGTGATCGACAACTCGTCGCTCTATCGCATGGATCCCGACGTGCCGCTGATCGTGCCTGAAGTGAACCCCGACGCGATCGACGGCTATACCAAGCGGAACATCATCGCGAACCCGAACTGCTCGACCGCGCAGATGGTCGTCGCGCTGAAGCCGCTCCACGACGCCGCCAAGATCAAGCGCGTCGTCGTCTCGACCTATCAGTCGGTGTCGGGCGCGGGCAAGGCGGGCATGGACGAGCTGTGGAACCAGACGCGCCAGATCTTCGTCGGCGATGAGAAGGACATCAACAAGTTCACCAAGCAGATCGCCTTCAACGTCATCCCGCACATCGACAAATTCCTCGACGACGGTTCGACGAAGGAAGAGTGGAAGATGGTCGTCGAGACCAAGAAGATTCTCGATCCGAAGATCAAGGTCACCGCGACCTGTGTCCGCGTGCCCGTCTTCGTCGGCCATTCCGAAGCGATCAACATCGAGATGGAGGATGAACTGTCGGCCGAGGACGCACAGCGCATCCTGCGCGAAGCCCCCGGCGTCGTGCTCCACGACAAGCGCGAGGACGGCGGTTACATCACCCCCGTCGAATGCGTCGGCGACTTCGCGACCTTCGTCAGCCGCGTGCGCGAGGACCCGACGGTCGAAAACGGCCTCAACCTCTGGTGCGTCAGCGACAATCTCCGCAAGGGCGCGGCGCTGAACGCGGTGCAGATCGCCGAGCTGCTCGGCCGCCGCCACCTCAAGAAGGGCTGA
- the rplS gene encoding 50S ribosomal protein L19 yields MNLIQTIEAEEIAKAGKTIPTFRPGDTLKVGVKVVEGERTRVQNFEGVCIARSNKGMGSNFTVRKMSFGEGVERVFPLYSPNIDSITVIRKGAVRRAKLYYLRGRTGKSARIAERRDYRSEAGEG; encoded by the coding sequence ATGAACCTCATCCAGACGATCGAAGCCGAAGAAATTGCCAAGGCTGGCAAGACCATTCCGACCTTCCGTCCCGGCGACACGCTGAAAGTCGGCGTGAAGGTGGTCGAAGGCGAGCGCACCCGCGTCCAGAATTTCGAAGGCGTGTGCATTGCACGCTCGAACAAGGGCATGGGCTCCAACTTTACCGTGCGCAAAATGTCGTTCGGCGAAGGTGTCGAGCGCGTGTTCCCGCTCTATTCGCCCAACATCGACAGCATTACCGTGATCCGCAAGGGTGCTGTGCGTCGTGCGAAGCTTTACTATCTTCGTGGCCGCACTGGTAAATCGGCGCGTATTGCGGAGCGCCGCGATTACCGGTCGGAAGCCGGCGAAGGCTAA
- a CDS encoding dimethylarginine dimethylaminohydrolase family protein produces MTSPYAFTRALCRAPARSAVKGIRADGGPDPDFYGLLAEHEAYVATLRTLGLAVEVLEPLDDFPDALFTEDVALTFPKGAILLRPGAPSRAGEVAHIRGALAAHHPRLLEMTGPGYADGGDILRLADRVIIGLSARTDRTGAEELAGLLGQLGYRAEIAETPPGVLHFKTGCGLIDARTILAVPALAACPQFDGLEVVTTPPGEEPAANILRIRDTVLVGDRWSATHALLAERGIEIHPLPTDQIAHIDAGLSCMSLRW; encoded by the coding sequence ATGACCAGTCCCTATGCCTTCACCCGTGCCCTCTGCCGCGCCCCCGCCCGTTCGGCGGTGAAGGGTATCCGCGCCGACGGCGGTCCCGACCCCGATTTCTACGGCCTCCTCGCCGAGCATGAGGCCTATGTCGCGACGCTGCGTACCCTCGGCCTCGCGGTCGAAGTCCTCGAACCGCTAGACGATTTCCCCGATGCGTTGTTCACCGAGGATGTCGCGCTGACCTTCCCCAAGGGCGCGATCCTGCTCCGTCCCGGTGCGCCGAGCCGCGCGGGCGAGGTCGCGCATATCCGCGGCGCGCTCGCTGCGCACCACCCGCGCCTCCTCGAAATGACCGGCCCCGGCTACGCCGACGGCGGCGACATATTGCGCCTCGCCGACCGCGTGATCATCGGTCTCTCGGCGCGTACCGACCGCACCGGCGCCGAAGAACTCGCGGGCCTGCTCGGCCAGCTCGGCTATCGCGCGGAGATCGCCGAAACCCCGCCGGGCGTGCTTCACTTCAAGACCGGCTGCGGGCTGATCGATGCGCGCACGATCCTCGCCGTCCCGGCGCTCGCCGCTTGCCCGCAGTTCGACGGGCTCGAGGTCGTCACGACCCCGCCGGGCGAAGAGCCCGCCGCCAATATCCTGCGCATTCGCGACACCGTGCTCGTCGGCGACCGCTGGTCCGCGACGCACGCTTTGCTCGCGGAGCGCGGCATCGAAATCCATCCGCTGCCGACCGACCAGATCGCGC
- a CDS encoding sulfatase-like hydrolase/transferase: MLQMTAMKPLASRAFAPADGTGLAAFLNWALCWILLPNLPFLPITIMGGPMRAPEIWLCAAVGFVASWFGYWVRLSAFFGLLAYLTLVFIASMFNMHVSMILSVIALVLDLRPAASPEYMIGGGLLIFVLAIAARQLRRPNHLRGLQWMAAAAALTYTLATADYVRARDGSTAYNRVAPADAPFTSATQQTGFLKLADGKRHVMIVVVEAMGLPTEPALRTRLDAIWTRPELAERFEISQGSTTFYNSTTKGEIRELCQRWGDYPEIAVPDPDCLPAALARRGYATHAYHGFSPKFFDRDRWYPLIGFERMSFRDTLEAEGAGHCPNVFPGACDRNIPRLIGRDLAAAKRPQFVYWLTLNSHLPVVANAELRTENCRQLGAVLDSDYPPVCRLFAIWDDTAAALAAMANRPDFPPTDILIVGDHMPPFTQQKSRMMFDSTKVPWVLLRYRAPERPAE; encoded by the coding sequence ATGCTGCAGATGACCGCCATGAAGCCGCTCGCGAGCCGCGCTTTTGCGCCCGCCGACGGCACCGGGCTGGCGGCGTTCCTCAACTGGGCGCTGTGCTGGATACTGCTGCCCAACCTGCCCTTTCTGCCGATCACCATCATGGGCGGGCCGATGCGCGCGCCCGAAATCTGGCTGTGCGCCGCGGTCGGCTTCGTCGCGAGCTGGTTCGGATATTGGGTTCGCCTTTCGGCCTTTTTCGGCCTTCTCGCCTATCTGACACTCGTCTTCATCGCGAGCATGTTCAACATGCACGTCAGCATGATCCTGTCGGTGATCGCGCTGGTGCTCGACCTCCGCCCCGCCGCCTCGCCCGAATATATGATCGGCGGGGGGCTGCTGATCTTCGTCCTGGCGATCGCCGCGCGGCAGCTTCGCCGGCCGAACCATCTGCGCGGACTGCAGTGGATGGCCGCAGCCGCAGCGCTGACCTATACGCTGGCGACGGCCGACTATGTCCGGGCGCGCGACGGGTCCACCGCCTATAACCGCGTGGCACCCGCCGATGCGCCGTTCACCTCGGCGACGCAGCAAACCGGCTTTCTGAAGCTCGCCGACGGCAAAAGGCATGTGATGATCGTCGTCGTCGAGGCGATGGGGCTACCGACCGAGCCCGCGCTGCGCACGCGCCTCGACGCCATCTGGACGCGCCCCGAACTCGCCGAGCGGTTCGAGATCAGCCAGGGCAGCACGACCTTTTACAATTCGACGACCAAGGGCGAGATACGCGAGCTGTGCCAGCGATGGGGCGATTATCCCGAGATCGCGGTGCCCGACCCCGATTGCCTGCCCGCGGCCTTGGCACGACGCGGCTATGCGACGCACGCTTATCACGGCTTTTCGCCGAAATTCTTTGACCGCGATCGCTGGTATCCGCTGATCGGGTTCGAACGAATGAGCTTTCGCGACACGCTTGAGGCCGAGGGCGCGGGGCATTGCCCGAACGTCTTTCCCGGCGCGTGCGACCGCAACATTCCGCGGCTGATCGGCCGCGACCTCGCTGCGGCGAAGCGGCCGCAGTTCGTCTATTGGCTGACGCTCAATTCGCATCTGCCGGTGGTCGCCAACGCCGAGCTGCGCACCGAGAATTGCCGCCAGCTTGGCGCCGTGCTCGACAGCGATTATCCGCCCGTCTGCCGCCTGTTCGCGATCTGGGACGACACCGCTGCGGCGCTCGCCGCGATGGCGAACCGGCCCGATTTCCCGCCGACCGACATATTGATCGTCGGCGATCATATGCCGCCCTTCACCCAGCAAAAGAGCCGGATGATGTTCGACAGCACGAAGGTACCGTGGGTGCTTCTGCGCTATCGGGCGCCGGAGCGTCCGGCCGAATAG
- a CDS encoding DUF1287 domain-containing protein codes for MQASVPPFQPTRRAFLGAVLAFGVSGEAMALTPAQLLVRAARRQVGVTLTYDPAYTVLRFPNGDVDRAKGVCTDVVIRAFRDALGHDLQALVNADMRANFGAYPKNWGLGRPDRNIDHRRVPNLATYWRRHGAALPVTNDPADWRPGDIFTQMVGGRLPHTGIVSDRKDTTGVPLVLHNIGGGTREEDALFKHKLTGHFRWKV; via the coding sequence ATGCAAGCGTCCGTACCTCCGTTCCAGCCAACGCGGCGCGCCTTCCTTGGCGCGGTGCTTGCCTTCGGCGTGTCGGGCGAGGCGATGGCACTTACCCCGGCGCAGCTTCTGGTGCGTGCCGCGCGGCGGCAGGTCGGCGTCACGCTGACCTATGACCCCGCCTACACCGTGCTGCGTTTCCCGAACGGCGATGTCGACCGCGCGAAGGGCGTGTGCACCGACGTCGTGATCCGCGCCTTTCGCGATGCGCTGGGCCACGATCTCCAGGCCCTTGTAAACGCCGACATGCGCGCCAATTTTGGGGCTTATCCGAAAAATTGGGGGCTCGGCCGCCCCGACCGCAACATCGATCATCGCCGCGTGCCCAATCTCGCGACCTATTGGCGGCGGCACGGGGCGGCACTGCCCGTCACCAACGATCCCGCCGACTGGCGTCCGGGCGACATCTTCACCCAGATGGTCGGCGGGCGGCTGCCGCACACCGGCATCGTGTCCGACCGCAAGGATACGACCGGCGTACCGCTCGTCCTCCACAATATCGGCGGCGGCACGCGTGAGGAGGATGCGTTGTTCAAGCATAAGCTGACCGGCCATTTCCGCTGGAAAGTCTGA
- a CDS encoding LysR substrate-binding domain-containing protein, with product MSRLPPLAAVRTFEAAGRLQNFSRAAEELGLTQAAVSYQIRQLEDRLGRALFVREKGRVRLSETGQRLLPAISNAFATMGDAFAALGSDEADVLTINAATSFGGTWLSARIGSFQLQYPELAVRMAMSNDLVDFDASNVDVAIRIGRGVWPGLRSDFLMRQYLAPIASPAFLEEHDIREPADLLRVQRLAPNDSWWAEWFALAGVGTPPATSRRGIELDSQLQEGAAVQAGFGVAMMTPLYWQGELASGRMVQPFDTFYVSKGSGMWLVHRDNRVGVRKIERFREWLHAEIEKDRHLLPDAVWEPLL from the coding sequence ATGTCCCGCCTGCCGCCCCTCGCTGCCGTGCGCACCTTCGAAGCCGCCGGACGTTTGCAGAATTTCTCGCGCGCCGCCGAGGAACTGGGGCTCACGCAGGCGGCGGTGAGTTATCAAATCCGCCAATTGGAGGATCGCCTCGGCCGCGCGCTCTTCGTGCGCGAAAAGGGCCGTGTGCGATTGTCCGAAACGGGGCAGCGATTGCTCCCCGCGATCAGCAACGCCTTCGCCACGATGGGCGACGCCTTCGCCGCGCTCGGCAGCGACGAGGCCGATGTTCTGACGATCAACGCCGCGACCAGCTTCGGCGGCACCTGGCTCAGCGCGCGCATCGGCAGCTTCCAGCTCCAATATCCCGAACTCGCGGTGCGCATGGCGATGAGCAACGATCTCGTCGACTTCGACGCCTCCAACGTCGATGTCGCGATCCGCATCGGCAGGGGCGTGTGGCCGGGACTGCGCAGCGATTTCCTGATGCGCCAATATCTCGCCCCGATCGCCTCGCCGGCCTTTCTCGAGGAACATGATATCCGCGAGCCCGCCGACCTGCTCCGCGTCCAGCGCCTCGCGCCGAACGACAGCTGGTGGGCCGAATGGTTCGCTCTGGCAGGGGTGGGAACGCCGCCCGCGACGTCGCGTCGCGGGATCGAACTCGACAGCCAGTTGCAGGAAGGGGCGGCGGTACAGGCGGGCTTCGGCGTCGCGATGATGACCCCGCTCTACTGGCAGGGCGAACTCGCGAGCGGCCGCATGGTCCAGCCCTTCGACACATTCTATGTGTCGAAGGGGTCGGGCATGTGGCTCGTCCACCGTGATAACCGCGTCGGGGTGCGCAAGATCGAACGCTTCCGCGAATGGCTGCACGCCGAAATCGAGAAGGATCGCCACCTGCTGCCCGACGCGGTATGGGAGCCGCTGTTATGA